Within Halobacterium jilantaiense, the genomic segment CCACAAGAACAATGAGTACGACATCACCATCTGAGCATAATTACTATCTGAATACAGAACGGTAATCGGAACCATCAGACTGATTTCTTCTGGGATTTCACGGGCTGGTTTCGTTCAGAGGAGTTCAGTTGTTCAGGACATCGGAGTTTGTTCGTGTAGTGACCGTAGACCCACCCTGTGTGCAATATTTCACTAGATAATGGTATTGGATTATGACTTGTGTGGGTAGATGTGTTCGGGCAACCGAACACGAGATAGATATGACAGGGAAGCGTCCCAATCGACAGAGCGAGCAGCCGAAGAGCAGCCGGAGAAGTGCCCTGAAAGTCGGCGGTGTCGCACTCGCATCCCTCGCCGGAATCGGTGGTGCGGGCGCGAGCTCGGCACTCGCCGGCGACGATGTCGATACCGACTTCGACCCCGACACTCGTGACGAAGTTGTTGGGTTCCTCAACGACGTCGACGGACTCTCCGAACAGAAGCAGAACCGGTACGCGAAAGAACTGTCCAAGGCCCAGAAAGAGGCGATCGCGGACCTCTATATGAACGCCAACGTGGAGATCACCATGCACTCTGAACCGCGTGACCTCCAGGCCACGAACAGTTACACGACTGCGACCGAAGCCATCGAAGCGAAAGGGAAAGTTGCAGGCTTCGGCACGGTCTACGTTCACAAGCAGGTTCTCAGTTGGGACTACAACGGGGACGACTACAAAGACCCCTCTCAGGATCTCGAGTACTCGCTTCCTGGTCCGTACGCGACGTTTCAGGGGAAGACCGAAGACGACATCGACGAGAATTCCTCTTCGTTCGTCGGATCTCTGTCCGCCGAGTACGCCTTCAAGCTCTTCGGAATCGAGCGTGGTGGCGAGGCCACGATTGTCACCGAAGGGAAGGAGAATGGCGACTACGAAGTGATAGAGAAAGACGCGCCGACCAGCTGACTGCACCGGAGTCCACGAACACCCCCGTCTTGTTTTTAGTCCGAGCTGTTTCTGTGGTGGTGTCCGCTACTTGTAGCCCACTAAACGGCAAATATTTTACATTCATCCGCCATATCGAGAATATGGTCCTCCAAGCAGACCGCCCACACCCGATTCGTGGTCTCGACACCCCGCAGGAGGGACTGCAATGACTGCGATTCAGATGGCCGAGGTCACCAAACGCTACGGTGGCGAGCCAGCCGTCGTGGACCTCGACCTCACAGTCGACGACGGCATCGTCTACGGGTTCCTCGGGCCAAACGGTGCGGGAAAGTCCACCACCATCGACATGCTGATGAACTACACACGCCCGTCCACGGGCAGTATTACCGTTCTCGGACTGGACGCCCAAGAAGACGCCAGCCGCATTCACGCTCGAACCGGCATCCTGCCTGACCGATTCGGCGTCTATCGCACCCTCACCGGACGCGAACACGTCAAATACGTCCTCGACGCTAACGACGCCATCGGAGACCCTGAAGCAGTCCTCGACCGCGTCGGCCTCGGAGACGCAATCGACCAGCGTGCCGGCGGTTACTCGAAGGGCATGGAACAACGACTCGGGCTCGCAATGGCAATCGCCGGCGAGCCCGAGCTTCTCGTTCTCGACGAACCGTTCTCCGGCCTCGACCCGTACGGCGTCCGACTGGTCAGGGAAGTCGTCGAGGAGGAACGTGACCGGGGCGCGACTGTCTTCTTCTCCAGTCACGTCCTCGACCAAGTCGAACGGGTCTGTGACCAAGTTGGCTTGCTCGCCGACGGCCACCTGATTGCCGAAGGCACGCCGACGGAACTCCGTGACATAGCAGGTGTCCAGACCCGCCTCCGCATCGAAACGACCGACCACGACCCGGCGGTAGACGGTATCCGCGACCTCGACGGCGTCACGGATGTCACTTATCAGGGCGGCGAACTCGTGGTCACGTGTCCACGAACTGCCGGCAACGAAATCCTGCGGCAACTGGAAGACGCAGGGGTCGGCATCCAGTCGTTCGACATCGACCACGGAACGACTGAGGATGCGTTCGTCGAACTGGCCGACGCCCGAGCGGATTAATCGATGCTTCGGCTGCGATAGATAACGACGGCGACCGCGAACGGAACGAGTACCCAGAGGAGTAATTCGACAAGGGCGACGGACGGATGCAGGTACCAGACCGGCACGTCGGAGCCATACTCTAATTGTACGACTACCTGATTCGAGAAGTGATTCGGCTGGAGGTTACTGATAACTGCGGTGGCGGGAGCTGCGGAGTTCGGAACGTCGATAATCGCATTCGTCACGACGTTCGAGAGCTGGAACGGTGCGAGCCACCGGACGACCATGTAGAGGGGATTGCTCGGCGGGGAGAACCCAGAGACACTCGCTCCCGACATCGCTCCGTAAAGCGTGTTCGAGAGTTGGAGCCACGTGACGTGGACTGCGGTGAAGACGAGAACCGCGAATCCGGCGACCGCTTGACTCCGCAGTATCGTTGACAGCGACACGCCGATTCCAGCAATCACGGCGACGAACAGGACGGTGTACGAGAGGAAGGCAGCGAGTGTACCGAGGGGAACGACGCCGTACTGTGGGATTGCGACGAGGCAGGTGAGCACGACCGCGAGAACCATCGGAACAGCGAATGCGACCGCCCGGCCGAGAGTGAAGCCAACGAGGGTTTCCATGCGTGAGGTCGCGGTGCCGGCGGTGAACCGAATCGCGCCCGTGTCTCTGTCGTGAATCACAGCCCGGAACGTCCCGAAGAGCACACTGATTCCACCGATGAACGCCAGCGGTGTCTGAAGGACGGCCAGCGGAACGCGGGAGCCGAGCGCCTGCCGGACGTACGTGGGCTGTGAGAGACTGAGGAACGCGGCGACGAATACGAGCGCGCCGGCCACCCAGACGAGCGGACTGCGGGCGAGCCGATGAAATTCGCGACGGGCGAGTGGCTGCCACGAGCCGGGCAGCGACTCGGCGACGCGACCGCATCCGGGCAGCCAACCGGAAGTTCGTCCACCGAGTCGGGGCAGCGATGGCACGGCGTCGACGAGGCGACGGAACGGTTCGGACCGACTTCGAGGGGCGAGGTCTCCCCGCTGGAATAGCGCAGTCCCGGCGACGAGTGCGAGCGCTGGCCACGCTAGTAGGAATCCCAACGCCCACCACGGGGAAATCGGCGGGGGCGTCGGGGCGAACTCCCCGGACTCACGTAGCGCGTCGGCGACCTGTGTGATGGCTCCATCAGCGCCAATCGGGACACTGAACAGCCAGTTTGTGAGGACTTGGAAGGCGCTTACAGGTGAGAGCCAGCCTGCTATCGCGAACGCCCTGGGGTGCGTGAGGTCGGTCCCAAGAGTACTACCAGTCGCGAACTGCCACAGAACGGGGAGCGTAATGCCATTCCAGAGGGTGAACGC encodes:
- a CDS encoding ABC transporter ATP-binding protein, whose translation is MTAIQMAEVTKRYGGEPAVVDLDLTVDDGIVYGFLGPNGAGKSTTIDMLMNYTRPSTGSITVLGLDAQEDASRIHARTGILPDRFGVYRTLTGREHVKYVLDANDAIGDPEAVLDRVGLGDAIDQRAGGYSKGMEQRLGLAMAIAGEPELLVLDEPFSGLDPYGVRLVREVVEEERDRGATVFFSSHVLDQVERVCDQVGLLADGHLIAEGTPTELRDIAGVQTRLRIETTDHDPAVDGIRDLDGVTDVTYQGGELVVTCPRTAGNEILRQLEDAGVGIQSFDIDHGTTEDAFVELADARAD
- a CDS encoding ABC transporter permease produces the protein MPSTTIARTECRRHLRGKGPWLVALCVIAFSRLTTQPDPAGTRIIGNAMPLIHAQPAVAFVVPFAAAIINVRSITRERESGTARILLGTKTTRPRLVLGMVLGRGMALLAPVLVAVVLVVGYDTFQYGHFSPLLSLGFLALTAAYVFAWTGLIVALSAASSSTTRAVILGTVVTIAFTLWNGITLPVLWQFATGSTLGTDLTHPRAFAIAGWLSPVSAFQVLTNWLFSVPIGADGAITQVADALRESGEFAPTPPPISPWWALGFLLAWPALALVAGTALFQRGDLAPRSRSEPFRRLVDAVPSLPRLGGRTSGWLPGCGRVAESLPGSWQPLARREFHRLARSPLVWVAGALVFVAAFLSLSQPTYVRQALGSRVPLAVLQTPLAFIGGISVLFGTFRAVIHDRDTGAIRFTAGTATSRMETLVGFTLGRAVAFAVPMVLAVVLTCLVAIPQYGVVPLGTLAAFLSYTVLFVAVIAGIGVSLSTILRSQAVAGFAVLVFTAVHVTWLQLSNTLYGAMSGASVSGFSPPSNPLYMVVRWLAPFQLSNVVTNAIIDVPNSAAPATAVISNLQPNHFSNQVVVQLEYGSDVPVWYLHPSVALVELLLWVLVPFAVAVVIYRSRSID